GTGAAACTGTCTGTTTTTGGTTAAATAATTCACAAAATTGGTAGCTGCAAAAAATGGATAAGTAGAAATTTTGAtctccaaaatttaaattttattatatgaacaagatttgtaccgACACATTGATGTTGTCTGATCGTCGATCAAGATTATtataagaataaattttattcaaaatcaCAATGAAGTTGTGAAATCACGACTAGTTATATCCTTGAACTATTGAGGGTTACACATTTTTCTGATTTTGTGTTCACGaagagatagtcaaattcaaagagtttgatttggagactgtagtttgatggataTCAAACAGATCGCtgataaatgagtttataaatgGATTCCATGTATTAGAAGTTAGTTTAACTGCTAATTAAGTGAGGAGGGTGAAACTGTCTTTTTTGGTTAAATAATTCACAAAAATGGTAGCTACAAAAAATGGATAAGCAGAAATTTTGAtctccaaattttaaattttattataagaaCAAGATTTGTACCGACAAATTGATGTTGTCTGATCGTCGATCAAGAGTATtataagaataaattttattcaaaatcaCAATGAAGTTGTCAAATCACGACTAGTTATATCCTTGAACTATTGAGGGTTACACATTTTTCTGATTTTGTGTTCACGAAGAGAGAATCAAATTCAAGGAGTTTGATTTGGAGACTACATGTAGTTTGATGGATACCAAACAGATTGCtgataaatgagtttataaatgGATTCCATGTATTAGAAGTTAGTTTAACTGCTAAATAAGTGAGGAGGGTGAAACTGTCTTTTTGGGTTAAATAATACACAAAAATGGTATCTACAAAAAATGGATAAGCAGAAATTTTGAtctccaaaatttaaattttattatatgaacaagatttgtaccgACAAATTGATGTTGTCTGATCGTCGATCAAGAGTATtataagaataaattttattcaaaatcaCAAAGAAGTTGTGAAATCACGACTAGTTATATCCTTGAACTATTGAGGGTTACACATTTTTCTGATTTTGTGTTCACGAAGAGAGAATCAAATTCAAGGAGTTTGATTTGGAGACTACATGTAGTTTGATGGATACCAAACAGATTGCtgataaatgagtttataaatgGATTCCATGTATTAGAAGTTAGCTTAACTGCTAATTAAGTGAAGAGGGTAAAACTGTCTGTTTTTGGTTAAATAATTCACAAAATTGGTAGCTGCAAAAAATGAATAAGTAGAAATTTTGAtctccaaattttaaattttattacatgaacaagatttgtaccgACACATTGATGTTGTCTGATCGTCGATCAAGATTATtataagaataaattttattcaaaatcaCAATGAAGTTGTCAAATCACGACTAGTTATatccttgaaccattgagggttacACATTTATCCGATTTTGTGTTCACGaagagatagtcaaattcaaggaGTTTGATTTGGAGACTGTAGTTTGATAGATATCAAATAGATTGCtgataaatgagtttataaatgGATTCCATGTATTAGAAGTTAGATTACTTGCTGATTAAGTGAGAAGGGTGGAACTGTCTGTTTTTGGTTAAATAATTCACAAAAATTGGTAGCTACAAAAAATGGATAAGTAGAAATTTTGAtctccaaattttaaattttattatatgaacaagatttgtaccgACACATTGATGTTGTCTGATCGTCGATCAAGATTATtataagaataaattttattcaaaatcaCAATGAAGTTGTGAAATCACGACTAGTTATATCCTTGAACAATTGAGGGTTACACATTTATCCGATTTTGTGTTCACGaagagatagtcaaattcaaggaGTTTGATTTGGagactgtagtttgatggataTCAAATAGATTGCtgataaatgagtttataaatgGATTCCATGTATTAGAAGTTAGCTTAACTGCTAATTAAGTGAGGATGGTGGGACTGTctgttttttgttaaataattcacAAAATTGGTAGCTGCAAACAAAATAAGTAGAAATTTTGAtatccaaattttaaattttattataagaaCAAGATTCGTACCGACACATTGATGTTGTCTGATCGTCGATCAAGATTATTATAAGAATACATTTTATTCAAAATCACAATGAAGTTGTGAAATCACGACTAGTTATAACCTTGAACAATTGAGGGTTACACATTTATCCGATTTTGTGTTCACGAAGAGAGAATCAAATTCAAGGAGTTTGATTTGGAGACTGTAGTTTGATAGATATCAAATAGATTGCtgataaatgagtttataaatgAATTCCATGTATTAGAAGTTAGCTTAACTGCTAATTAAGTGAGGAGGGTGAAACTGTctgttttttgttaaataattcacAAAATTGGTAGCTGCAAAAAATAGATAAGTAgaaattttgatcttcaaaatttaaaatttgattatatgaacaagatttgtaccgATACATTGATGTTGTCTGATCGTCGATCAAAATTATAATGAGtgcacaattatttatttactaaatttagaatctattgattaaataataatattgacagTGGTGTGTATGTGCAAGATTCTCATCAACTATTCTAGATGAgtgtaaaattaattaattaatgattacTTAATCAATACCATTAATTAAGAAACTAAATAAGAGTTATTTACTTTTGTATATGTGTATACAcgcgtgtgtgtatatatataggatcgagcgcttgtcactttaccaaaagttatagttggtgataatgatgcaactcaaatattttaaatcgcacaACATCTTAAGCACCgcggttcgatcgctcttccAGCATGGACAATTAATGCATCCAataatctccctcccaatattgaactcattccaatcaatgagaatcgaacccgtgaccttggctctgataccaattgtaagatTGAGCGATCGCCGTTTTACCAAGAGTTATAGTTGGTGGTAATGattcaactcaaatattttaaatggcacagcagctcaagcaccacggttcgatcgctcttccagcagagacaattattgcacccaacaatatatatatataaaatgcaTTATCAATAGTagatttgatatgatattttcaaGTAAAAATACTACatgagaattttaaataatgaaaataaagaatcttAATTCAAGTGGGATACTTGATGtgatcaaaaattaaaatatataaatatttaattaagagTTAAATGAAATAAGACAACTTTTGCACACCTCATTTTCTCTTCCCTCATAGTAATTTTCGGTCACTTCAAGTtttttcacaagaaaattttcgaCCATCTTCCACCACAGCGCCGCCGACAGATTTTTGAAATTCCGACGATTTAGTCTCGACGCAAAATCGTTTAGATCCCTAGTGCGATCTAAACGACGAGTGCACTATCGGACCGTAGACTTGATTAGACGATCAAATGAGAAAGATCCATTTGTAGGGAATTACAAGTCCGGAATAGTTTGACGTCCAGTATTTAGAATACAAAGTAAATATTCTAAACATCTTATGAATGTTTTGATTTCATACAAATTTCAAGAAACGTTTTGAACgtcaaaacaatttttttaaaaaaaattatgttgcaTCTTAAGTGCGAAGAAACGATATTACGACAATGATTAATTTGGATATCTAAATTCAGTTTCATGTAGATTTTTGCCGTCGTTTTTTTTAAGAGATAAAATTTCTATTTtcacattaatttatttattttttatcaatcattcaacaaaatacgttaataaaaaaacattatcaTCAAATACATAATGAAAAAACTCAGGCCCAATCGATATTCTCTAAGCTTGCTGAGATCCATATTAAACAACTAGCTAGAAAACGATCAGAATCGGCTTTAGACAATGAACGGGAAAGGCTTAAATAAAGAACTTAAAATTGTATGTATTATCACAGTTAAAGCTTTCTTTTTGGGGGAAAAAAGTAAAAgctttttaaaaatgttaaaaaaaaaaagttgattgcagtttttgtgagacggtctaacatatttatatttatgatatcTCGATCTGATTCATAGATCGAGTGAAATTAACCGTGAAATAATctcataataatttttcttttaaagaaaTGTTTACGTATGCCAAATGGACTTGATGAACCTTCTAGAAAGCTGGCGGGCTGGACTCGATGAGGTCGCGACACGCACCTCAAGCGGTCAACCAAAAAATAATGTTCCATAAAAGACCGCTACcggtttttatttttcaaatttaaaggaaaaataaacaataaataaataaagttgaaTTTCCTATAAATCGCCACCTACCAGTACAGCTGACTTCATTCCATCAATTTGGGGGAATTTGAGCTACAATCTTCAATCTACTCTGCGATCTATCTACTCTCTGTTGCAGAAGGGGTGTTCTGAGGTAAAATTTATTAAGAGTGAAGAAGTGCAATTCACTTGTTTATCGTTCACTTTTCTCGATTAGATTTCCACTATCGTTTCTGAGATAAATCTGTTTCTGTTGTTTTCGTTCCTTGTATCGCGATTTGCTTTTTTCCCCCTTTACTTTTAGGTGACGTTTTTGGTTTGATGGATTATGTTTCGGTCCGGGTTGTCTTAGTTTGATTCTTGGATTCACACGAGCTTGATCTCCTAGCTTGTTGATCTGTTGTGTTTGATTGTGTTATTTATGATTTGTGTTTTTTGACATTTCATTTGGGTAGAATCAGTTTTGGGGTATAGTTTTCTGAGCAAGAGTTTCTCATTTCCTGTTATTTTGACCTAATTAGTAATTGTATGGTTTTTGGTTGATTGACCTTAGTTTGAGCTCATCATTAGCTTTATTGTTATTGATCTGATGGTTCGTTTGTTTTGCTTAGTCGTGTTAATTGGGTTTGGCTTGTTTGAATTAAGATTAAGTGTTGCCCATGTTTTTTTTTGAGAATTGTACTTCTCTTGAAAAGAGAATCGAGTTTTTTGGTAGAATTCAATTAAGGATCACGATCTGAAGGTTGCACTTAACTTTCTGGAACTGTTGTTTCGTGGGAAATATGGTTTGTTATAGTAAAACTCTGAAGGTTTGAGCTACTCGCAAATCATAGGAGATGACGAGCTCAAGATTTCATGTACAGTGTAAATGGCAATAAAATGATTGTAATTTTTATGCTTTTTAGAAGTTGATCACTATTTTCTTCCtcattttaatgtaaaatttcAGCTGGCATAGTTTTCATTTGACAGTGGTTACAGTTACACTATCAAAGTCTTCCTGTGAAGTTTTTATGCAATAACCGAGCTTGAGAAATCATGTTCTTATGGATGCTTGAAAGTTCACTTGTCGCTTACTCTCTGTTTGGTTTTCCACATATGACCCATCTAGGAAAACTTATTTTGATTGTTTCAGATCACATACAACCATGGTGAAGGCAGTCGTAGTTCTCAACAGCAGCGAGGGTGTTAGTGGCACCGTCCAATTTTTGCAGGAAGGAGATGGTAGCTTTCATTTTTGCAAATAACTGTCTGTTTCATTATGTATTTATCTTCAATGGTAAGAAACTTATAGTGTTTGTGTCTCGTACTTCAGGTCCTACTACTGTGACTGGACACCTTTCTGGCCTTAAACCTGGATTTCACGGCTTTCACGTGCACGCCCTTGGTGACACCACCAATGGTTGTATGTCAACTGGTAATTACTCTTGCAATCTTCATAGTTACTGTATTTATATGATACGAATTTGTTGGCTTCActttatattattattgttttacattttccttttgttggaatattcatattttgttaatttaaattGCAGGACCTCATTTCAATCCAGCTGGCAAAGAGCATGGTGCTCCTGGGGATGAAGTTCGTCATGCTGGTGACCTTGGGAATGTTATAGTTGGAGAAGATGGTGACTACCTTCACATTCATGATAAATAATTCATTGTTTGCTCATTCATTGTCTTGAAGTGTTGTGGTCTGTAATTACTCATAAAGGGAAGATCAGTTGAGATTCTAATAGCAAAagcggaaatttttttttttacttttccccttcggattttttttcttcatattttcttCCTGCCATAGTGTCTGATCCACTTGGGACATTCATCGTGACGGTGTGATATCTGAACATCTTACTTATCATGGCATTCTTGCTTGCATTCAGGACTCCGATAGTCTGATTGTATGTTAATcatcttttttctttctaaaatgTTTCAGGAACTGCTGCTTTCACCATTGTCGACAAGCAGGTCTGTTTTATTTGCTACCAGTTTACacgaataatttaatttatttttctgcatTAAATGTCTcaagtagttttttttttcacttttcagaTTCCACTATCAGGACCACATTCCATAATTGGAAGAGCTGTGGTTGTCCATGCTGATCCTGATGATCTTGGAAAAGGTGGTGTTTtgatttcattaattaaaaaatttgagaggCGAGGAAAAGAGAAAACGGAATACTATTGTCAAGTTCTCTGTTGTTATCTCGATCAGTAATGAGACAACCCACCATTTCCCTGGAAGAACGAAATCAACAATCTGTTTGAATTAGTTGAATTTTTGCAAATGCGATTTCTATTTGGAAGTCTCCATGAAACTTCAGGAATCTCATATTTTTCCCTTTGTCCTTAGATTTGAAtggtttttgtttattttcctAACTATATGTCATTATCTCATGAATCCTCCATTGTTGAGTCAGGTGGTCACGAACTTAGCAAAAGCACTGGAAATGCTGGTGGAAGGATTGCTTGCGGTGAGAAAATTTATCCTAGCCTCCATTTGAAATATACATAATCTATCAAATTGTCAGCATAAACAATCAGAAAAGAGGATTTTCAAATTGCTTATCATGTGATATTATGTACTTTTGCTCCAAACGAGTTAGTGGCATTAGTTTGATGTCTACAGTAATGTGAGCTAAGCCGAAGATGGATACCTAACCTGGTTGAtcctaattaatttttgaatttaaatattgttTGTTGGTATATCCTTGATAACACACGCTGTTGTCACGCAGGTATCATTGGACTTCAGGGCTGAAAGCAGCTGGTGATGCTATATGCTTTCGTTTTAGCTTACCTATAATTGTACCCTTGAGAACCCGTGAGAATCGTCCATTATCATTTGCTATGTATTGGGTAATTAATAAAGAGTTGTTTTCATGGACAAGTTTCAGTGTGCTATGTAAACTTTGGATCTATTATTTCAATCCAGTTTTCGAACTGAGTATTTTGTTATTTCTGATGTTCTTGTAATAGCTATGCCTTGTCTGAAATTAAACCTTTGCGTTGGTGTTCGAGTCTGGGTTTTGTTGTTCGCTTTGCGTATGCATACGAGTTGAGAAGATTTTTGATCCCATAGCTTTATTGTTGGAACCCGAGGTTTTAGAATTTAGTTAATTTGCAATATTGTTTTTATTGGAGAGGATGTAGCCGAAACACAATGAAGATGAAGCACCAACTACGCATGTGATTCACGCAAACAAACTCGTTTCATAAGTTAATTTCATATTCCATTtgatacataaacatttaaaggTGTCACTTCGGGTGGATTGGGTTGAGTTGAAGCATATTAGTACCTAAAAAATCTAAACTCGAACCGAATTCGAATTTGAACCCGAAGTAACTCGCTTAAGATCCCATGTAATCCGACCAGATACAATATCATTGGATGGCaaggaaaatttaaaatggtttattttttttataattaaaacaagataattttttaattaacttttacaaataaaattaaagataattttttatgaaGAATGTAAAAGGAGATATGAACACTTTAggaaacaaaactcaaaactaaGATGCAAATTGGGAGAGTTtgatcatatatttatttgtattattattcATTCAATTTCAACAATATCCATATATCTTAACAATCTACAAATACTCAAAAACTActtattttttgtcatttttagtgaataaaattctatttttttatttataacttATTATACAACTTTATTGTCATATAACtaacatttttaataatatcCTCACAATTTTCTCATTAAAAATGTGTAATGCTGTGATTGTGTGTAATAGAATTTTAGTTGTCTATGTGTAGTATTAGTTTTTTAACACAATCATTAgataaatattcaaaacagaTAATAACAATAGTAACAAAAGCTCTTTAAAAAGTCTTCAAACattacaaaataattttcaactTTCAAGTGACAAGTATCAAGCTCCATTTCTGTTTTCTGACTTTTTCATTGTTCGACATTTGTCTGTAGAAGTCAAACCTCTAaacaacatttaaaaaaattaaaatatgaaaggaagaaagttttcaaaaattattaatttataaaatttaatttacttttCAATATTAGGTATCATAGCATTGTTAGAATCATCAATCATCTATTGCAGCATTATTTGATCCAACATCCTCATTTACgaataaattcataatattttcaGTCAAATCATCCAACCTCAACTCAGTAGTttctacaaaaataaaatattagtaaAACAAATAACTTTAATATGTGTAAAACTCTTTTTcagttaaattaataatattttcagtttaaattcataatgtgtaaaactttttttaaaataaaaacatgatgGGTCGAGTGGGTTCGGGTCACCCAGTGACCCGATATTTTTTTAGGTCAACCCGAACCCACACGGGAATTTTTTACGGGTTTGCATTCAGGTTCGACCCGTTTCGACCGAACCCAAAAACAATAAACCCAAACCTGATATTTTTCGTGTCGTCCCGTGTCGAGTTAGCGGGTCGGGTTTATTTTTGATActtctataaaaaaattattagtttttatatgaaaatatttcttttgaGTCTTACATATATAAATCTGTAAAatcgattttaaaaaaaaatctcatgaACGTTATAATGATAATCTATAACTATATTAAGCGTCACATGATAGTGGTTAATGATAtcttttttgttatttgtctatctctgttattttttatatttacaattttcccttcacaatttttataattatcatttAGTATTTGACAATTTTTATAATTACTATATTACGTTAATGTTTTATAGCACTGTgttgatttatatataaaaattgaataaatcaaatgtaagattctcataaaaaaaaaaaacaatgtacAGTTTGTGCATATATGTAGAgttgttaaaataaattaagttgTCGGATTGTTTCGTCTACTCAAATGTTAGATCGTGATAGATTCGTTTCAACTCGTCTCGCTCCAACTAGTAGAACTAAAACCGGCAGGTTGACTCATCCGTCTCAGCATATAAGTGCGTTGAATTGATAATTTCTCAATCCTCTAAATGTTGTCCAAATAATCCGTTTTGACACTTGGATCAAATATTAGttattgataatatatataCGGCGCTCAACGAGAGATTTGACCCGTTTGCATCCTTGGATTTCGGTTGGTCATGGGTTGACCCGTTTGCATCCCCTAACATTTATTGATGGGTCGGGTTTAACCCATTTTCTTGTTACCGCCGTCAAAGCATGGGTTTTACACTTGTAAACCCTAAAATTACTCTGGTTTTTTCCCTATGGAATACTCCATACTATAAACAGGATAAATGATTTCACATAGTGGGCGGCCATGGGTGGAATACTGAATTCCTGATTCCTTCCCTGATAACTCATTTATATCCCACTATCCAGGaagagtatttaaattataGCTCGGGTTCTTGGTAAAAAAAGCttgaataatattaattatttattccaGTTTCTAGTGATTGTGGACTGACGATTGACCTACTCGCACTACCGCTTACTGTTCATGCTTTGTCTTTTAGCCCATTTTTCAAACTCTCAGTAGGAATTGCATTCTGCGGTTTGCTGGGTACTGTGCAGTTCTTGTTATAGGATTTTGAGAGGATTTTTCATTTGAGTTGTTTATGAACTGTGCTTTTTGATGGATTGTAACAAGGGAGAGGCTATCAGGGCGAAAGATGTTGCCTTGAGGAAGATGGAAAGTGGGGACTTTCGGGGTGGCATGAAATTTGCAGTTAAAGCACAGAAGCTTtattctgatgtggaagatgtTGAACAGATGATATTGGTATGTGAAGTGCATTGTTCTGCTGAGAAAACTGGATATAGAAATGAGAGGGATTGGTTCAAGATTCTGAAGTGTGAGTGGACTGCTGATGATGATTTGATCAAGAAACGGTACCGTAGCATGGCTTTGATGCTACATCCTGATAAAAACAAGTTTCCTGGAGCAGTGGATGCTTTCCGGCTAATCGGGGAGGCTAAAACTGTACTTCTAAGTCAATGGAGTCGGAGATCTAATGGGAGTAAATTGAACACTAAGTTGTATGATCATGGGAGGTTAGAAGAGTGGGAAAGCTGGATTTCGCAAGAGTTTCCGAACAGTACTTGGGCTAATGCTGGAAGTTCTTCTGACTGTGTAAGGAATGAGGTGAAAAGGTCAAGCCCAACTGAGGAAATGACGAATACTAGCAAGAAAAGGATGGGATCTTCAAACGCTGGAGTAGTTGGTGATAATGCAGGTGGAAATGGTTTTTATGATGGCGGAGCTAAAGTTGGTCCTAATGTGAAAAGATCAAAGAATGGTGGATCTTTCATTGCTTCTGCACAGAAGGTTGACACACGAGGCAAAATTAGAGATAATTATGCGTCTAACTTTAAACAGGAGTTGAACGAGGTGAAAGAGAGTAAGAGTTTTGATGAGGTGAGAGTGCTTAATGAAAAAAAGAACAATGGAAAAGGTAAGGAGAAATTTGGTGGATCAGGGAGTAAAGGAGGGAATTCTGCTAAATGTTATGAGTTTTCAGCTAAATCAAGTCCTGGGATTGCACCAGAACAAATAATTCTTGAATATACAAGCCCAGAATTCAGTGATTTCGAAAAGGAGAGGATGAAAAACTGTTTTGGGATTGGACAAGTATGGGCTTCTTATGATACACTGGATGCTATGCCTAGATTCTATGCTCTGGTAAACAAAATCATCTCAGAAGATTTCAAGATACAGATTACTTGGTTGGAACCGTACTCAGATAACGAAAAAGAACTCCAGTGGCTCTATCAGGGCTTGCCGGTTTCTTGTGGGAAATTCCTACTCGGAGAAACTGAGACCATTCAAGATCATGCAGTGTTCTCACATTTAGTAAATTTTCAAACAGGAAGCTTTTACGAGATATTTCCCAGAAAGGGTGAGACTTGGGCAGTTTTCAAGAACTGGGATATCAGCTGGCACTGTGATCCGAAGAGACTTGAGAACTTAGAGTTCGAGTTAGTCGAGATCTTATCAGATTATGATGGTGATACTGGCATAAAAGTTGCATTATTGAGCAAGATCAAAGGCTTTGTTTCACTTTTTAAACGTGTTACATGGAAGCAAACAGATATAAACTCGATACTTGTGAAGGATATGTTCAGATTTTCTCACAAGGTTCCCTCAATCCAAATGACTGGAAATGAAAGGCCAGATGTTCCCCAAAGATGCTTTGAACTTGATCCAGCCTCATTGCCTCCCAATTACACCAGTACCTCTGTCTTTTCGTCCTATCCAGAAGCAATCACTGTTCTTGACTCTGAATTTCATGACTTCAACGCTGAGAAGTCACCAGAAAACATCAAAATTGGGCAGTTATGGGCAGTATACAGTGATGAAGATTGCCTGCCTAAGTATTATGGTCTGGTTAAAAAGGTGAATACATTGCCCGAGCTCACTTTACATGTAATCTGGCTTATCCCCTCACAACCACATGGAAGCATAGGATTTCTTGATAAAAACATGCCCATTTCTTGTGGGAAATTCAAGCTTAATAAATATAGAAAAGGACACAAAATCGATGCTGCTGCCATTTCGCATCAAGTTAAAATAGAACCCAAGAGAAATGAATATTCTATTTTCCCGCGGAAAGGTGAGGTTTGGGCTCTTTACAAGCCATGGAGTCCAAAAATCTCACGTTCTGAGCTGCCGGAATGCAAATACGACATTCTCGAAATCTCGGAGGTAAACGAGAAATGGGTAGAGACAGTAGCTCTTGAGGCGGTTGAGGGATACAAATTGGTTTACAAGCCTCAAAGTGAAGGGCAAGAAATGACAAGAAGGCAGATAGAATTGCATGAGCTGATCAAATTCTCACATCAGATTCCTGCTTTCCGGTTAACGGGCGAATGGGGTGGCATCTTTCGAGGCTTTTGGGAGCTCGATCCGGCTGCCTTGCCGGCCTACTTGTTGTCTTGATATTCAGTAGGCCTAATGCTTTGTCTTTTGCTGCACAGGACTTGTTTTCTGCAACCGTTTAGGCTACTGACATTTAATTTAGTCAAAATTTTGGTTTGCATTAGCATTGCTTCTCATCGATCATTGTATTGGTATGCTACGTAACCAGCACACACAAGGCACTCGAAACTGCACATGGTATGAGAATTGTTAGAAGTTTCACGCATAGAGTGTGACTTCAGTATTCGAATTCGAGCTCGAATACGTAGAtgaatatttacaaaaatatactTCAGATTTCATAAATCACTTGAAAAGTATTTGGTTGTGAAAAAACAACAAATTTAGTTAAATAATGTTACTAAATTGTTGAAAATAATACCCAACCTATTAATTAAATGCAGTTTAATTGTGTGCTTAGTAAAATGGATCACCAATTTAAAGGtgccaaaattttgaaaaaaaagtaataaatttCTTTGAGGGAAAAAGTGACAAtactgaaaaattattaaatattatatatatacacagttttgatatattgcaTGTCCACcgtacatatttatatatatacagttttgatatgttgcaaACACACCGtacacacttatgtgagcatcGATGATGTGACACTCGTACTTTGATgttcaatttttatatgtttatcaTATCTCATAGGTGAGTGTAACTTCATCAGTAAATGACAtgtgtataaaaataaaaatgtatatatatatattatcaaaagaaagaaactaaaaaaaattgttgaaaaatttagAAACAATTTCCAATATAATCCCGTATTTATACGGACTGCCTTTCCCTCCTAATTCACGTTTCGCCCTAAAATTTCCCTCCATATCTTATTCCGCCCCACGTACATAGTGGAATCTTCTTTATTCGGAGAATCCCAGTAGTTAAATCAGTAGATTTTCTGTCTTCCCCGCAAGCTCAGAATTTAACAGATTTTTCAGTAGTTTTTGGTTGGAAAGATCGGGTCTGCTCTTGTTTTCGCGTGAAATGGGTACTTTAGGGGGTGCAGAAAATGAAAACCATATAAATTCAAGAAAGGATGGTTTGGATAAATATTTGAGCAACGAGGAGACGCAGCAAGTTGAAAGTCAGTTTTCTCCAGGTA
This genomic window from Primulina huaijiensis isolate GDHJ02 chromosome 7, ASM1229523v2, whole genome shotgun sequence contains:
- the LOC140980436 gene encoding uncharacterized protein, yielding MDCNKGEAIRAKDVALRKMESGDFRGGMKFAVKAQKLYSDVEDVEQMILVCEVHCSAEKTGYRNERDWFKILKCEWTADDDLIKKRYRSMALMLHPDKNKFPGAVDAFRLIGEAKTVLLSQWSRRSNGSKLNTKLYDHGRLEEWESWISQEFPNSTWANAGSSSDCVRNEVKRSSPTEEMTNTSKKRMGSSNAGVVGDNAGGNGFYDGGAKVGPNVKRSKNGGSFIASAQKVDTRGKIRDNYASNFKQELNEVKESKSFDEVRVLNEKKNNGKGKEKFGGSGSKGGNSAKCYEFSAKSSPGIAPEQIILEYTSPEFSDFEKERMKNCFGIGQVWASYDTLDAMPRFYALVNKIISEDFKIQITWLEPYSDNEKELQWLYQGLPVSCGKFLLGETETIQDHAVFSHLVNFQTGSFYEIFPRKGETWAVFKNWDISWHCDPKRLENLEFELVEILSDYDGDTGIKVALLSKIKGFVSLFKRVTWKQTDINSILVKDMFRFSHKVPSIQMTGNERPDVPQRCFELDPASLPPNYTSTSVFSSYPEAITVLDSEFHDFNAEKSPENIKIGQLWAVYSDEDCLPKYYGLVKKVNTLPELTLHVIWLIPSQPHGSIGFLDKNMPISCGKFKLNKYRKGHKIDAAAISHQVKIEPKRNEYSIFPRKGEVWALYKPWSPKISRSELPECKYDILEISEVNEKWVETVALEAVEGYKLVYKPQSEGQEMTRRQIELHELIKFSHQIPAFRLTGEWGGIFRGFWELDPAALPAYLLS
- the LOC140981465 gene encoding superoxide dismutase [Cu-Zn] 2; the protein is MVKAVVVLNSSEGVSGTVQFLQEGDGPTTVTGHLSGLKPGFHGFHVHALGDTTNGCMSTGPHFNPAGKEHGAPGDEVRHAGDLGNVIVGEDGTAAFTIVDKQIPLSGPHSIIGRAVVVHADPDDLGKGGHELSKSTGNAGGRIACGIIGLQG